The Primulina tabacum isolate GXHZ01 chromosome 10, ASM2559414v2, whole genome shotgun sequence region GCGTGACTTTTTGCGCTTCTCGGagtgacagtacacaaccctttggggatccttggctctaataccaactcaaaggtccaataattttttttttaataaatcataaactcgaaaatttttaattataatcacttaacattttcataaatcataataaattaacaaataaaatctcaagtgcCCAAAAACTCTAAATCgtcaactaaccaaaaatcatatattaacctttaaaaagatcaattaacatcaaaataaagcataaaaatccctaataaaatcattaataatAATCCTTATAAATCTTTAATCTATCAAGAAAGTGCGGAAAATAAAAGTCCCTTGGGAGTGAACTGTCGCACTCGATCCCCTCAAATGTCAGTGCCTCTttatatcatcaaatcctgcaacattcaaactagtgagtctaatgactcaacacgttATAAACATGAgaagcaagtaatacatatataatcacatgcaataaaatcatacttttatttaaaaatagcttttaagcataaatatatcgtaaatagtaaaatcatttaatcgtaaaactttcaatcatttatcagtttgggtgaagtttgacccttgaaagtgactagattttatcctctggtcgactgatcgtatttcagctccacatggcccatgggggcgGGCACTAGGCTCCGTCATAGAAATACGATAGTCGGGCTCGTcctgggccttttcccgtaaacaAGCTCTCTCTAggaccttttccctcacgacatctccacaaaattgtaagttctccgttccttcttaaaacgaATCAcccacatatcatatatcatttgtcacattcaattcacatccctcaaaatattttttttccttttcttttaaatcataaaatatcatagctttccaaaaataatattttaacagtaaaaattgtacAACTTTAccattaatcataaaatatcacattttcatcaaaagcatcattttaaattatttaacatgcgttatgactCTTTGGGACGCTACCAAGCTTTTACTAATtacccaagtgtaaaatgaccgttttgcacCTAGATGTAAAATtcccgattttgactttttcttatttttaatgaCACGGGCTTATCTCAATAATTATTTCAACATAATtctaattttccaaaattttattCATCTTAATTTGAGGCTTttaatttaattctttaattaataattcgtgaggcgtttaattcctaaataaattcaaaacttaatgtTTTCTTCTCAAACTTTAAACATTgactttttattacctaaactacCCTTGTTAGCCATGAACCACCCCTATGGACCCATGGTTTAAATTATGTTCATTAATTTTGAGATTTTGACCCTTGATAGAACCCACTGAGTCATCTACCTATTTTCTCGAGCCACGGTCGATCCAACTCGAGTCAGACCCAATCCAAGCCATCAAGGGACCTCCTGACCAACCCTGACCCTTAGAACCGGATCCTTCACGCTGCacatgtgagaacccgaatttaattattcagtatttggcaagaattagaaataattattttaagtgctaaattaaaataattacgccaaataattatacttgtgagttaaaaatatgtattagaAAATATCGGAATTATAGACGATATTAAAATGCATATCGGAATTTAATAGCACGCGAGAGTTGTAATTTTTGGATCGGGTCACATTCTAGCAATTGGGCTAAATAATTGAATTCATGTATATAGATATGTGTTATAGGAAGCCCATTTGCCCCAAGCCCAATCCATTTCTTCCTTTAAATCTCTCGTTTCTTCTACAAGCATCCATTTCCTTCTCTTCTTGCATCTCCTCTAGCTACCGAGCTGTTGCTTCATTAATTTTCCAGCCTCTTGCTTGTcatttttcttggttctttAGAGTGTGAAGAGGTCGATTCTAACTCTATTTCAGTTCAAAGGAAGCTTTTGAAGGTAATCCCTAAGCCTAGGTTTTAAAAGTTTGTCCATGGAAGAAGTTGGTTGCTGTTTTTTTCGAGTTGCAGGTTTTTGAGTTCTGTTTTTTGGGTTTTTGGTGTGTTGTGCTCTAAGATTCTTGACTTTTTGTTCATAAATAACATATAGCTCTATGTCTAAGCTTTCTGTAGTCACTGACGAAATGGAATTCCAATTAAAAacgaatttgatatgattttttttaccaaaCTGTGTCAAAATTGAAGGCTGTGTTGGAGCTGTGCAGATTAGCTTCTGTAATTCGAGTTTATGACATTTATGTTCTCAGTGTTTGAACTTGTGATTCAAAAGAGAGTTGTAGAGCTATGCGTTTTCTTCGTATTGATATAAGATTCgttaaaattcaataagaatTGAGGTCGTTATGCTGTTTTTGCCGGAACTGCTCAGTACAGACTTCTGTCCGTGAAGTGTGCATGTAGTAGCGCCTTCTTGTTAATTCTGGGATTATTCTGTTAGGATTCTGGAATTGGTTTCTTCTAGGAAAACTTAgatatttgagttgtatttcatctccaattggcggatattgatttgagtaaaaaatgagttagatatgaattttatactTCTAAGTGTCGAAACAAAATCTGTCACAAACCTTGCATCTCATGGTTGCTGGTTTCGAGCGTTTTTCAGTGTCGAGATGATTGAATTTCATGTTGAAGTCTTCTGATGAAATATGGAATTTTGAGTTAGGATTCCAGCCATGTATGATAAGTgtgttttggttaagttttgctTGAGTTATGGCCTTACAACCGAGCTTAGGTCCAAGCTGGAATTAGTAAAATTGTTTTTGGCTAAgagttgaatatttatttgatggTAATTAATTATTTGCCACAGGTTTTAGTAGCCAGGAAGCACCGGGGAGTTTATAAACTATTgtggtaatttaatttgaaggttAAGGTACGGATTGATCGATTCCTTACAGCGTCTATAACGACgtgtaattaaattgatgtgattttatgaaaagTATGTGTTTATGTGCTTTTTGTGCTGTTTGGATGTATTTCAAGATTATTtctcaaaattttttaaataaatctgaatttttaaatatattggaaTAATCTATGGATTTATATGCATTGTTGAGCACGCATTCATATCGAGCCATGACTCCGTTGTTTCCGAGATCTCTATTTACTCTTGGATGATTTATTTAGACATCAGAGCCGAGGGCGTTTAAGCGTCACACCTCTGATGACTAGTGGAAGGGCCGAGCAGTTCTGCACACTGACACCCCTGACGCAGATGTGCAGGGCCGAGGGCGTATTTGACACGTCACACCCCTGGCACATGTGGCCACAGTTGTTGCTTTCGTTTCTTTGGATCCAGTTTGATACCCGAGATTATTGGTACCctacatgcattgcattgcaTTGATTTTATCACATGTCATTTATTTATGTTgtaatttatttgatcttcGTACTAGGGTTTGACCCATGTCCCTCGGGGCTGCTGTGGTTTGTTTTGTGATTCCATAGCAGGTTATACAGGTGGTTCTGATGCAGCTGGCGGAGCGTTTGCCAGTGGAGCCTAGTGAGTCGGTTTGAGTTGGGAGTCCCCATATATACTTTTTATATTGAGTCATTTGCCGAGGAGATGCCTCGTGTATTTGTATGGTTATATTTTGAgtgttggatattatttggtGTGATCGAGCCTAGCTGGCTCTATGTGCAATTGGTAATTCTGTTTGTTTTATTGGACTCTATTTTCGAGTATAAATGTTTTGTTGTGTTGTTTTGGAATTTTTggtatgtcctatttacggggaggtcatgccgaaatttctgtaggcccaaaatggaaaatttttattcgttttcgctgtttacgCTAATAAATCCTgttgtttgataattaaaaattaatcaggagcacaggccctcacagttggtatcagagcgtaactggggtatgctcgaatTAGAGTCTAGGACACTCGAGTTTAGACAAAAATAAATTGATTGCGTATTTGATTTACTACTTGCTCTTTATTTGATTTGCATGCTATGATTATTTAACTTAGCTTAGATAGAGCTGGTAGTGAAATAAGTTTGACGCTTCGTTTATTTGTACCTAGTGGAgtatgttttaaatttccttGAACCCCTTCAGTGCTTACTATTATTTTTCTGCTTGTGGATTAATCCTTGTGTCTTGTAGAATGGCACCGGGAGGAAGAGGCAGAAAAGGAAAAGAAGTTATCCAAGAGTCTGAAGCTCAGAACATAGGGAATACTGAGGGTATTGACAGAGGTAGACGTGGCCGCCCTAGAGGAAGGGCAAATCAAAATGTGAATATAGAGGTAGAAGTAGAGCAGGAGCCACCAATTCGTCCGAAAAAGCAGGTTGCAAGAAATGTTGAAGTGGATCGCGAAGTTCAGCAGCTGACCCaaagaatgagagaaatggagTTAGTGATTGCTAGATTCCAAGATATGCGTCCTCCAAAATTCTTTGGAAATGAAGGTGGTGAAAAAGCAACGGCATGGCTGAAGAGtatgaattatttatttaatttggtgGAGTACACTCCAGAACTAAGACTCAAGTTAGCTGTTTACCAACTCAAAGATCGAGCACAACTGTGGTGGGAAGCCACAGAGGAAGCAATCCGAGAATCTGGTCAGATAATTTCATGGGAGGTAATCCGTACTCATTTTATTCAAGAATACTCGCCTCCATCTTATTATTCTGCTAAGGAAGCCGAGTTCAATCAGTTAGTTCAGGGAAATATGTCAGTGGGAGAGTACGCCTCTCAATTTTCTGCTCTACTAGCTTATGTACCTCATGTATCAAATAGTGATCGATCCAAGCTTTCGCGTTTCATGCAAGGACTAAATCGGACGATACATACGTTGGTTATGACTGGAGCACCAACTACTTATGCAGAAGCGGTAGAGAAAGCAAAGAATATTGAGGCTAGTTTGCTTTGGGGAGGATCACAATAGGTTCCATCTTTTACTTCCCAAGGGTCCGGGAGTAGCATTCAGATGCCCGTGGGCATACCTCCTTATCAGCCTCCACAGTCAAACCAGCCACTGAAGAATCAGAAATTCAGAGCTAAAGGAAAGCAATTTAAGAAGAAGTCTTACAGTAGTTAATCTAGTTCAGGCAGTTCTCGTGGAGGAAGACCTAGTGGTTATGTTCGAGATTCTTGTGGGAGATGTGTAGGTAGGCATCCTACTACCCAGTGCACAGGAGTTCAAGGAGACTGCCATACATGTGGATTACCAGGGACATTATGCGAGAGTTTGTCCTAATGCGGGAAGACATCAGTATCAGCCCTCACAGTTTAGCCAGTTTCCACGAGCCCCAGTGCCTAGACCATCTACTCCACAGCCTAGCTACCAACAGCCGAGAGGATCTGCTCAGCAGTACTTTCCAGGACCTCAGTAGGCTAGGGTGCATGCTTTGACACAGGACCAGGCTCATGAGACGCCCGGAGGGGTCATTGCAGGTATATGCTTTATTTTTTATCATCCTGCACGTCTATTGATAGACAcgggagcatctcattcatttttGTCTGCTGCATTTATCGATGAGCATGAGATAGCTACTACCTTGTTGTTGGATACGGTGTCTGTGTCTACCCCTGCTGGTGTGTATTTGATGTCTAATCAGATAGTTCTGAACTGTGTGATAAGATTTGATGATAACCttatgataactaatctaatcaaATTATCTATGTCTGACTTCGACtctattttgggaatggatacTTTGTCGAATTATCGAGccaccgttgattgtttccatggagttgtcagatttagaCCTTATTTTGGCGATAAGAGGAACTTTTATGGTAATGATTCTCAGTCACGCATTCCATTAGTGTCAGCAATGGAAATTTTTAGACTACTATCGGCAGGGAATGaaggattcatgatttatgcagTTGATGTCACCCAGGAAGAAATGTTGAAAGTTTCAGATATTCCTGTGGTAAAGGATTTTCctgatgtatttcctgatgaaaTTCCTGGCTTTCCGCCTCAAAGGGAaatagatttcagtattgagttaATGTCAGGGACGAATCAAATTTCTAGAGCACCGTATCGTTTGGCTCTAGcggagttgaaagaactcaaggaACAATTACGAGACTTATTGGAGAAAGGTTATATTAGACCAAGTATGttaccttggggagctccagtattgtttgtaaagaagaaagatgggacgatgaggatgtgtattgattaccggcagtTTAATAAAgctacagtgaagaataaatatccactcccgcgtatcgatgacttgtttgatcagttgcagggtacgtctgtgtattccaagatcgatcttcgttctggatatcatcagcttagAGTTAGAGAAGAAGATGTTCCTAAAACTGCATTTTGGACacgttatgggcattatgaattcttagtcatgccttttggattgactaatgctccagcggttTTCATGGATTAGATGAACCTGACCCTCACCGACCTTGAACCACACCCAACCCCAGCCAAACCCAGCCCCTGACCCTAGACCAGCGCTGCAAGCCACCTGAACAAGAAGCATCAGTCGTTTGCTTAGATGCTCTTCCATGATTTGCTTGAGCCCACGTCGAGCCACCCAGCATAGCCCCCTGAATCGAACCCTTCCTAACCCTCTTTGGACCATTCTGAGCCATCACCTAGACAATCTAGCCCAGCCCTTAACCCCTCGATTGGTGCAGCTCCTCGGCCGTGCAAAATACAAGCAATGGAAGAGCCCATGCGATCATGGACTCTTCCTAATTAACTAGCCACGGGTCCTAGCCATGCCAGGACCTACCAGAGCCTAGTAAAAGACCCTGACCGAGTCCCaaccagccctggccgagccccaaTTGACCACACCCAAGACGCACCCCTATGGAAGCTAATCATGTGAATTGTGTCCTAGAAAAACCCTAGGTGTTCATCCCTTGTTCAAGCATGATTCCAGCATGTATTTTCCCTTGAATTAATCATTTTCTAACCCTATATCGTCCTACGTTggcagcgtactcgttggaAATCATATCACGATCACTTATACGTAAAAACAATgaaacttttgaaaatatttgacaaaATGTTAAACCATCGACCGTAAATATATTACATGCaaaaacaattgaaacatgcatattatgatttgaatgattCGTAAAAGGCTTTAGAAAACGTGCATGTGCGTTTAAAAGGCTCGAATATTCAATCGTTGGCGAGGATGCGAAGTTGGACGACCGAACGACGAAAAACCCTAGCTTTTCTTCtttctcaaattctcaaaaatggtaTGTGTTTAGTTGTGTATTTGTGGCTGATATAAGGCTGAATAATGGGGTGGAAGAAGCCCTAGgttcttatttataattttaattaacacGATAAttggctttggttttgggcctcTTAGTATGAGCAATTGGACCAACTCAATTGAGTTAAATTGAGCTCAATAActctttatttaattgaaacataaaattttataaaaattagtttccaataataataattttgatcgTTTAAAAACTCCTTGTTTGACAAAAATCGGTTTTCCGGTAAAAATCGAGcttgactcgtaaaataattcgaactatactattttgagaaaaattaaatcatttttaatcatattaggaagccttaaagtatttaatgaaaaataaatattcttttcttGGTCGTCCCAGTCTCCTttcccagcctattatcgaatattcgggtaagtaaaatccttcaatttcatgaaatcatgtcatgtaatcatttaatcatgcaatcatacctttaatcatttaataaatatcaattaagcatttaaaatcaattaaataaaataattaagcaattcaaataatttgcatgcatgtggtttacgtaggtttggTTTTTCCGACGTAACAAatttccccccttaaaagaatttcgtcctcgaaatttgcctTGTCTTGATAAATTCAAAGCTTGGCTCCCCTAATCACTTCATATTTAACCCTCTTAGCTTAATTCTTACTCTATATTTTGGTCCCAAAATCTCAAAGATTGAATTTCTAACCCAAAATCTTCAATGTCGACACATAAATCAACTCTATTTTCCTTTAAGTGCTTCATTATCCCAAACAATTCCCTTAACCAatttttaacatttcatgcaataaaagcatcGAAAGAACGTTAAACGACGAGGTTACCAGAATTAGTGTTGTGTCGGCTCTGCCTCAGCCTCAGCCTCCTCATCTTGCATCACATAGACCCTTCCAGTCGTGGGTTTCATGGGCTTTGTGCAATCCCCAGCCATGTATCCCAATTCCCTGCACTTGTAGGTTCCCCACATGCACATGCCATAATGTGCACGATTGCACTCTTTGCACAGTAGTTTCTCATCAGTCTTCGGAACGTTCCCTCTAGGTGGTTGTCCTTGTGGTTTTGGTTCTGGTTGCTTAGATGGTCCCGTATAAGGCTTCTTATTATTTTGACTAGCTTGCTGAGCACGATTCCTCTTTCACTGTAACTCCCACTCAATATCCTTCAGTGAGTGATAGGCTCTAAAAGCTTTGGCAACGACAGTAGTGTAACCAGTGGGATCGCCGAGCATCACATCACGACGGATAGTCGGCCTCAAACCATCAAGGAAGTGTCGTAATTTTTCAGCAGCATCATTCACAATCAAGGGAACAAAGTGACAGCtcctatcaaacttctgcacaaattcagcaacagaCCAATCCCTCGACAGAtactcataaactctctcttaAGCCTATAACGAACATCAGAAGTGAAATATTTATCATAGAACACCCTCTTGAAATCCTCCCATGTCAATATCGCTAGATTCACTCCTCGTTCTGCcccctcccaccataaggaagcgtCGCCCTTCAGTAGAGAGTGCAACGAACTCGGTCAGCGTCCGCCATATCCATGTAATGAAAAATCACATCTAAAGATCAAATCATCCTTAATTAtcgaatggatcagtagtgccatgaaaatcctcggggttcatcctcctaaaaCGCTCATATGCAGCCTCTGGTCTAACCCCCGCTCCATTTCTTACATGTTGCTCTAGTAAACGAGCCATACCGGCTAGTACACGGGCACTAGCATCTTGATTAGGTGGGGGCTGTGGAATCTCCTCCTCATGTCTATCCTCATCATTTCTACGCAAAATCCTTCTAGGAGGCTTCTCTGTATACGTCGTCCgaaccacgtaaccaacatgcatttaaaattttacatgcaacatgcaactaacatttatattatgcatcataaaagagtttaaaaggattttagcatgtaaaatataaagcagtaaaaactcacatatttgagGCATGACTTCTTGCGCTTCTCGAAGTGATagtacacaaccctttggggatccttggctctaataccaactcaaaCGTCCACTAAATTGTTTTTATAAATCGTAAACTAAAAAATTTCTAATTAAAATCACTTaagattttcataaatcataataaattaacaattaaaatctCAAGTTCCCAAAAACTCTAAATCgtcaactaaccaaaaatcatacattaacctttaaaaagatcaactaacatcaaaataaagcataaaaatccctaataaaattattaacaaTAATCCTTCTAAATCTTTTATCTGTCAAGCAAGTGTGGAAAAAAAATGTCCCTTGGGAGTGTACTGCCGAACTCGATCCCCTCAAACGTAAGCTCCTCTTTATATCATCAAATCCTACAACATTCAAACCTAaggagtctaatgactcagcacgttctaaacatgagtagcaagtaatacatatataatcacaagcattaaaaacatacttttacttaaaaatagcttttaagCATGAATAAATCGtaaattgtaaaataatttaatcgtaaagctttcaatcctttatcattttgggtgaagtttgatccttgaaagtgactagatttttatcctctggtcgactgtGATGGATCGTTTGTGCGAGCGCCTTTGAAGGTATTTCGCACACAACAACCTTCAATGAGcttcaatagctcgtgttctaagaatattaacaccgatgaattaaatcgagtttggttttaaaccaagcgaaagaaactcgaagtaatcctttgtAAGGAAAGCTGAAATGTTAGAAAGtattttaacttgtgtaaactgactAACTGAAAGAAcacagattagtttttgcattcttgtatttcagttatggcaacaacTGAACACACGAACACTCTAACTAATCAAAACGATTTTAAAGCGATTgataatcagttaaatacacaagatatgtttatg contains the following coding sequences:
- the LOC142504950 gene encoding uncharacterized protein LOC142504950, whose translation is MELVIARFQDMRPPKFFGNEGGEKATAWLKSMNYLFNLVEYTPELRLKLAVYQLKDRAQLWWEATEEAIRESGQIISWEVIRTHFIQEYSPPSYYSAKEAEFNQLVQGNMSVGEYASQFSALLAYVPHVSNSDRSKLSRFMQGLNRTIHTLVMTGAPTTYAEAVEKAKNIEANTGASHSFLSAAFIDEHEIATTLLLDTVSVSTPAGVYLMSNQIVLNCVIRFDDNLMITNLIKLSMSDFDSILGMDTLSNYRATVDCFHGVVRFRPYFGDKRNFYGNDSQSRIPLVSAMEIFRLLSAGNEGFMIYAVDVTQEEMLKVSDIPVVKDFPDVFPDEIPGFPPQREIDFSIELMSGTNQISRAPYRLALAELKELKEQLRDLLEKGYIRPKLNKWQRRLLEFVKDYDCDICYHSERANVIVDALSRKTKIITQLSLQRPLQSEIQRFELTMYARGKAPNLTTMLLQSNFRDIICGGQSSDEQLQKWRVRNAAKFRKLYSEVNVFPISRSTLDSYW